From a region of the Prunus dulcis unplaced genomic scaffold, ALMONDv2, whole genome shotgun sequence genome:
- the LOC117613528 gene encoding cytochrome P450 78A9-like: protein METQIDHSLWVLALFSKCQALSSTATLFVFLFLAAVYLAAAVFYWASTPGGTAWGRHHWKTRTTLRKLVQNHKNQLSTTTTPIPGPRGFPIIGSMSLMTNLAHHKLTKAAELFQAKRLMAFSLGETRFVVTCNHNVAKEILNSPVFASRPVKESAYGLMFNRAIGFAPYGNYWRALRRICAAHLFSPKQISASEHQRFEIADQMVSMISALAENSFCVRDILRRASLNNMMCSVFGRKYELGSSNEETEVLRRLVDEGYDLLGKLNWSDHLPWLAGLDLQSVRSRCSKLVPEVNRFVGRIIQEHRAQTGRKNHDFVDVLLSLDGPDKLSESDMISVLWEMIFRGADTVAVLIEWILARMVQHHDVQSKVHEELDRVVGSRPLVESDIQSMVYLPAVVKEVLRIHPPGPLLSWARLSIRDTVVDGYHVPAGTTAMVNMWAITRDPEVWEDPLEFKPERFVLSKDADVQFSVLGSDLRLAPFGSGTRGCPGKALGLTTVTFWVGSLLHDFKWAKSHPNDPVDLSEVLRLSCEMKHPLTVKVNRKN from the exons ATGGAAACTCAGATTGATCACAGCTTGTGGGTTTTGGCCCTCTTCTCCAAATGCCAAGCCTTGTCTTCCACTGCTACTCTTTTCGTCTTTCTCTTCTTGGCCGCAGTTTATCTAGCTGCGGCCGTCTTCTACTGGGCCTCAACTCCCGGAGGCACAGCATGGGGAAGGCACCACTGGAAAACAAGAACCACTCTTCGTAAACTTGTTCAAAACCACAAAAATCAactctccaccaccaccaccccaaTTCCCGGGCCACGTGGATTTCCAATCATAGGCAGCATGAGCCTCATGACCAACCTAGCACACCACAAGCTCACCAAAGCAGCTGAGCTCTTCCAAGCAAAGAGGCTGATGGCTTTCAGCTTGGGTGAGACACGTTTCGTCGTCACATGCAACCATAACGTCGCCAAGGAGATCCTCAACAGTCCCGTCTTCGCCTCCCGTCCGGTGAAAGAGTCTGCTTACGGGCTCATGTTCAACAGGGCAATTGGGTTCGCTCCATACGGAAATTACTGGCGTGCCCTCAGACGCATCTGCGCCGCCCACCTCTTCTCCCCCAAGCAAATCTCCGCCTCCGAGCATCAACGGTTCGAAATCGCCGACCAAATGGTTTCCATGATCTCGGCACTTGCCGAGAACAGCTTCTGCGTCCGAGACATTCTCCGGAGAGCTTCGTTGAACAACATGATGTGCTCGGTTTTCGGACGTAAATATGAGCTGGGCTCGTCGAACGAAGAGACAGAGGTCCTGAGGCGGCTCGTGGACGAAGGCTATGACCTGTTGGGGAAGCTCAACTGGTCTGACCACCTTCCATGGCTCGCCGGTCTGGACCTTCAGAGCGTCCGGTCTAGATGCTCCAAGCTCGTTCCTGAAGTCAACCGGTTCGTCGGCCGAATCATTCAAGAACACAGAGCTCAAACCGGCCGGAAGAACCATGATTTTGTGGAcgttcttctctctcttgatGGACCTGATAAGTTGTCGGAGAGTGACATGATTTCAGTTCTTTGG GAGATGATATTCAGAGGAGCAGACACTGTGGCGGTTTTGATTGAGTGGATTTTGGCAAGGATGGTGCAACACCACGATGTCCAATCAAAGGTGCACGAGGAGCTCGATCGGGTCGTCGGATCACGGCCGTTGGTTGAGTCAGACATTCAATCAATGGTTTATTTGCCAGCAGTGGTCAAAGAAGTCCTGAGGATACACCCACCGGGCCCACTCCTATCCTGGGCCCGCTTGTCCATCAGAGACACCGTCGTGGATGGCTATCACGTGCCTGCGGGGACCACAGCTATGGTGAACATGTGGGCTATCACCAGGGACCCTGAAGTGTGGGAGGACCCACTCGAGTTCAAGCCAGAGAGGTTTGTTTTGTCCAAGGATGCTGACGTGCAGTTTTCTGTGTTGGGATCTGATTTGAGGTTGGCGCCGTTTGGTTCGGGCACGAGGGGCTGCCCCGGGAAGGCTTTGGGGTTGACcacggtcactttttgggtgGGGTCCTTGCTGCATGATTTTAAGTGGGCGAAGTCGCATCCTAATGACCCTGTGGACCTCTCCGAAGTGCTCAGGCTTTCTTGCGAAATGAAACACCCACTCACCGTAAAAGTTAACCGTAAAAATTGA
- the LOC117613527 gene encoding histidine-containing phosphotransfer protein 5-like — MSGKELGQELKELVSSLQDQGILDEQFDQMKAVQNEQNPCFVVNLITTFLGDAENILAQLRTYLSAEDPDEVNYPQVATLALTLKGSSSSVGGCRMALACSQLRDVSDVNDHEGCIIFLDLINQQFLILRENLNHIVQ; from the exons atgtctGGGAAGGAACTTGGCCAAGAGCTCAAGGAACTCGTCAGCTCCTTGCAAGACCAA GGAATTTTGGACGAGCAATTTGATCAAATGAAAGCAGTTCAGAATGAACAAAATCCTTGCTTTGTTGTGAATTTGATCACCACATTCCTTGGTGATGCTGAAAATATTTTGGCACAACTCAGGACATATCT GAGTGCTGAGGATCCTGATGAAGTCAACTATCCCCAGGTGGCAACTCTTGCCCTCACGCTCAAGGGAAGTAGCTCAAG TGTTGGTGGTTGCCGGATGGCGTTAGCCTGTAGCCAGCTCCGAGATGTAAGCGATGTAAATGACCATGAAGG gtgcattatttttcttgaccTTATTAACCAACAGTTTCTCATCTTGCGGGAGAATCTGAATCACATTGTTCAG